The Lentzea guizhouensis genome contains a region encoding:
- a CDS encoding DUF2339 domain-containing protein produces the protein MPPRETLFQKLSKDGAGSKLLAWVGGAITVLGLVMLMVLAIQRGWLGPLPRVVGGAVLSSALIGIGMWLHRNPAGRTGAFALAATGFAGLYLDVIAATSLYGYLPPFAGLVVGLAVAAAGVVLALRWDSQTLAVGVVAACAICSPIITDGFTVLLVGFLLVLKTASTPVQIQRNWPGLAIAGGFPPIIASLLATASAIPADFEWTVVGVAATATVVGIAVALFTIRKRPADIVAIALVAGSALPSLFATTLLDRTAASVLAGAVAAVLLAIWMVPALPRAFSTAAGATGMLALFQTTVVALDGNVRAAIVLAEAILLAFLAARLGKKSALVGSIAFGALGFLMTITQAVPLTWLLDEPRFFRQASPGDYAAGMVTSLMLAAFAVAVPWAAARMKLLRPPAENPFGWIMAGLVVLYGAAGLVLCAALLCRRTRPASCSDTRSSPCRGPSPRCSCCSRAST, from the coding sequence GTGCCACCGCGCGAGACGCTGTTCCAGAAGCTCAGCAAGGACGGCGCCGGCTCCAAGCTGCTGGCGTGGGTCGGTGGCGCGATCACCGTGCTCGGCCTGGTCATGCTGATGGTGCTGGCGATCCAGCGCGGCTGGCTCGGCCCGTTGCCGCGGGTGGTCGGCGGCGCGGTGCTCAGCTCCGCGCTGATCGGCATCGGCATGTGGCTGCACCGCAACCCGGCCGGTCGCACGGGGGCGTTCGCGCTGGCCGCGACCGGTTTCGCCGGCCTGTACCTCGACGTCATCGCCGCCACGAGCCTGTACGGGTACCTGCCGCCGTTCGCCGGCCTGGTAGTCGGGCTCGCGGTCGCCGCCGCCGGTGTCGTGCTGGCGCTGCGGTGGGACTCGCAAACGCTCGCGGTCGGTGTCGTCGCAGCGTGTGCCATCTGCTCGCCGATCATCACCGACGGCTTCACCGTGCTGCTCGTCGGCTTCCTGCTGGTGCTGAAGACGGCCAGCACGCCGGTGCAGATCCAGCGCAACTGGCCCGGCCTCGCGATCGCCGGCGGCTTCCCGCCGATCATCGCCTCGCTGCTGGCCACCGCGAGCGCCATCCCCGCCGACTTCGAGTGGACCGTCGTCGGCGTCGCCGCGACCGCGACCGTCGTCGGCATCGCGGTGGCGCTGTTCACCATCCGGAAGCGTCCTGCGGACATCGTCGCGATCGCGCTGGTCGCCGGTTCCGCGCTGCCCTCGCTGTTCGCGACGACGCTGCTGGACCGGACGGCCGCGTCCGTGCTGGCCGGTGCGGTGGCCGCGGTGCTGCTGGCGATCTGGATGGTCCCCGCCCTGCCCAGGGCGTTCTCGACGGCGGCCGGTGCGACCGGCATGCTCGCACTGTTCCAGACGACGGTCGTCGCGCTCGACGGCAACGTGCGGGCGGCGATCGTGCTGGCGGAGGCGATCCTGCTGGCCTTCCTCGCCGCGCGGCTGGGCAAGAAGAGCGCGCTGGTCGGTTCGATCGCGTTCGGCGCGCTCGGGTTCCTGATGACGATCACGCAGGCGGTACCGCTCACGTGGCTGCTGGACGAGCCGCGCTTCTTCCGGCAGGCGAGCCCCGGCGACTACGCCGCGGGCATGGTCACCTCGCTGATGCTGGCCGCGTTCGCCGTGGCGGTGCCGTGGGCGGCGGCGAGGATGAAGCTGCTGCGCCCGCCGGCGGAGAACCCGTTCGGCTGGATCATGGCCGGGCTGGTGGTGCTCTACGGCGCGGCGGGCTTGGTGCTGTGCGCGGCGCTGCTGTGTCGCCGGACGAGACCGGCTTCCTGTTCGGACACTCGATCGTCACCGTGTCGTGGACCGTCGCCGCGCTGTTCCTGCTGCTCAAGGGCATCAACGTGA
- a CDS encoding MarR family winged helix-turn-helix transcriptional regulator produces the protein MLLMPGRLEAPLQQESGLSLFEYLVLSHVSEAPARRIRMSELAHLANGSLSRLSNVVKRFEQRGWMTRSPDPDDGRYTIATLTDAGYEVVVAAAPVHLRSVRELVLDPLTAEDREALIRIASKLRLTLPSP, from the coding sequence ATGCTCCTGATGCCGGGCCGCCTGGAGGCGCCGCTGCAACAGGAGTCCGGCCTCTCCCTGTTCGAGTACCTCGTGCTCAGCCACGTCTCCGAGGCCCCGGCCCGCCGCATCCGGATGAGCGAGCTCGCCCACCTGGCGAACGGCTCCCTGTCCCGCTTGTCCAACGTCGTCAAACGCTTCGAACAACGCGGCTGGATGACCCGCTCACCAGACCCCGACGACGGCCGGTACACGATCGCGACGCTCACCGACGCCGGCTACGAGGTGGTCGTCGCCGCTGCTCCGGTGCACCTGCGGAGCGTGCGGGAGCTCGTGCTGGACCCGTTGACCGCCGAGGACCGCGAGGCGCTGATCCGCATCGCCTCGAAGCTGCGTCTGACCCTGCCCTCGCCCTAG
- a CDS encoding Rid family hydrolase, whose product MSKPEFFATPGYGETQLKNMRYSQAVRIGDRVETSGQGGWDDEFNFPEGLAEEIVQAFENVERTLQTAGATWADVVHVNTYHVLRDGDTFDDHNKVIVEQFRQRMGERAPIWTESGVTALGHPKMRFEIRVTAVTAVS is encoded by the coding sequence ATGAGCAAGCCGGAGTTCTTCGCGACGCCGGGGTACGGCGAGACGCAGTTGAAGAACATGCGCTACAGCCAGGCGGTGCGGATCGGGGACCGGGTCGAGACGTCCGGGCAGGGTGGTTGGGACGACGAGTTCAACTTCCCGGAAGGGCTCGCAGAAGAGATCGTGCAGGCCTTCGAGAACGTCGAGCGGACGCTGCAGACCGCTGGCGCGACGTGGGCGGACGTCGTGCACGTGAACACGTACCACGTGCTCAGGGACGGCGACACGTTCGACGACCACAACAAGGTGATCGTCGAGCAGTTCCGCCAGCGGATGGGGGAGCGCGCGCCCATCTGGACCGAGAGCGGGGTCACCGCCCTCGGTCACCCGAAGATGCGCTTCGAGATCCGCGTGACCGCCGTGACCGCCGTGAGCTAG
- a CDS encoding right-handed parallel beta-helix repeat-containing protein encodes MRAPYTLTAVFLVAGCSPSVHPRLPQINVPAQLGTIQAAVDVAQEGATIIVSPGVYPETVRVGTKGLTIRGTRRGSVIVDGEVERATGFVVTAPDVSIQNLTVRNHTRTGVEITGGSRFRVSYVTASNNAQHGVRAVKAQHGVIEQSYASGSASSGFHVGQCRPCDVVVRGNVAERNAVGYEGTNASGQMYVLGNRFSGNRVGMTAISDHRVALPPQEDATFVGNLVSDNAEALSPAHPDGAFGVGVGIAGGARNLVSRNLITGNPGTGVALGSSEDMAPLDNRFEGNLITRNGQDVVYAATPRAPGRNNCVDELCFNGAGDPLPKPAAPRGIPFTQVAAPPDQPDMPRDPLPDRAPGVEQYALPAEDMFAERASNPVR; translated from the coding sequence GTGCGCGCCCCGTACACCCTCACCGCGGTGTTCCTCGTCGCCGGCTGCTCGCCGTCGGTGCACCCGAGGCTGCCGCAGATCAACGTCCCCGCCCAGCTCGGCACCATCCAGGCCGCCGTCGACGTGGCGCAGGAGGGCGCCACGATCATCGTGTCGCCCGGCGTCTACCCGGAGACGGTGCGGGTCGGCACCAAGGGGCTGACGATCAGGGGCACCCGGCGTGGCAGCGTGATCGTCGACGGCGAGGTCGAGCGCGCCACCGGGTTCGTCGTCACCGCGCCGGACGTGTCGATCCAGAACCTGACCGTCCGCAACCACACCCGCACCGGCGTCGAGATCACCGGCGGCAGCAGGTTCCGCGTCTCGTACGTGACGGCCAGCAACAACGCGCAGCACGGCGTCCGCGCGGTCAAGGCCCAGCACGGCGTGATCGAGCAGAGCTACGCGTCCGGCAGCGCGAGCTCCGGATTCCACGTCGGCCAGTGCAGGCCGTGCGACGTCGTGGTGCGCGGCAATGTCGCCGAACGCAACGCCGTCGGCTACGAGGGCACGAACGCGTCGGGCCAGATGTACGTGCTGGGCAACAGGTTCAGCGGCAACCGGGTCGGGATGACCGCGATCTCCGACCACCGGGTGGCGCTGCCGCCGCAGGAGGACGCCACCTTCGTCGGCAACCTGGTCTCCGACAACGCCGAAGCGCTCTCCCCGGCCCACCCCGACGGCGCGTTCGGCGTCGGCGTGGGCATCGCCGGCGGCGCGCGGAACCTGGTGTCCCGCAACCTGATCACCGGCAACCCCGGCACCGGCGTCGCGCTCGGCTCCAGCGAGGACATGGCACCGCTGGACAACCGCTTCGAGGGCAACCTGATCACCCGCAACGGCCAGGACGTCGTCTACGCCGCCACGCCCCGCGCCCCCGGCAGGAACAACTGCGTCGACGAGCTGTGCTTCAACGGCGCCGGCGACCCGCTGCCCAAACCCGCCGCGCCGCGCGGGATCCCGTTCACCCAGGTCGCGGCACCACCGGACCAGCCGGACATGCCGCGCGACCCGTTACCGGACAGGGCACCTGGCGTCGAGCAGTACGCGCTGCCGGCCGAGGACATGTTCGCCGAGCGGGCCTCTAACCCAGTGCGCTGA
- a CDS encoding LacI family DNA-binding transcriptional regulator gives MKDVAQHAGVSTATVSRVLNGHAAPTPETRERVLAAIEELGYRPNALARSLRTTSTQTLGLVISDLLNPFFAEIARAVEDEARSHGYCVVIGNADESAEQEATYVRTLLDRRVDGLLLCPATDDPALVREVSAGGVPLVLLDRTVRGATCPVVRADGSEALTALARRLVGAGHTRIGVIAGPPNTSTGRERTDVLTGALGGLAQVVHGDFRQESGSQAAAQLIDAGATALVAMDNLMGLGALGEIKGRGLRIPHDIALAVFDDQPWFPLLDPPITVIAQPTVEMGRAAARSLLALINGKQPDDVRLTAKLVLRGSLGEAEL, from the coding sequence ATGAAGGACGTCGCGCAGCACGCAGGCGTCTCCACGGCCACCGTGTCGCGCGTGCTCAACGGCCATGCCGCCCCGACTCCCGAGACCCGCGAGCGCGTGCTCGCCGCGATCGAGGAGCTCGGCTACCGGCCCAACGCCCTGGCGCGATCCCTCAGGACCACCAGCACCCAGACCCTCGGTCTGGTCATCAGCGATCTGCTGAACCCCTTCTTCGCCGAGATCGCGCGAGCGGTCGAGGACGAAGCCCGGTCACACGGCTACTGCGTCGTGATCGGGAACGCCGACGAGAGCGCCGAGCAGGAGGCCACCTACGTGCGCACCCTGCTCGACCGCCGGGTGGACGGCCTCCTGCTGTGCCCCGCGACCGATGACCCCGCCCTGGTTCGCGAAGTGAGCGCAGGCGGCGTTCCGCTCGTCCTGCTCGACCGGACGGTCAGGGGCGCGACATGCCCCGTCGTCCGCGCCGACGGCAGCGAGGCATTGACCGCGCTCGCCCGGCGGCTCGTCGGCGCCGGCCACACCCGCATCGGCGTGATCGCGGGTCCGCCGAACACCTCCACCGGGAGAGAACGGACCGACGTGCTCACGGGCGCGCTCGGCGGTCTCGCACAGGTCGTGCACGGCGACTTCCGGCAGGAGAGCGGAAGCCAGGCCGCGGCCCAGCTGATCGACGCCGGTGCCACGGCGTTGGTCGCGATGGACAACCTGATGGGCCTCGGCGCGTTGGGTGAGATCAAGGGCCGCGGCCTGCGGATCCCGCACGACATCGCGCTCGCGGTGTTCGACGACCAGCCGTGGTTCCCGCTGCTGGACCCGCCGATCACGGTCATCGCGCAGCCGACCGTCGAGATGGGCCGCGCCGCCGCCCGCAGCCTGCTCGCCCTGATCAACGGCAAGCAGCCCGACGACGTCCGGCTCACCGCGAAGCTCGTGCTGCGCGGCTCGCTCGGGGAGGCAGAGCTGTGA
- a CDS encoding sugar ABC transporter ATP-binding protein produces MKALITARGITKRFGATKALDGVDLDINAGEVHVLLGENGAGKSTLVKVLAGIHSHDAGTIEGSASLAVIHQELALVPELSVAENLFLNRLPRRVGFVDRAEMRRRAPELLDRVGLTVDPDAKVKDLGIAQQQMIEIARALDKDAGVLILDEPTAVLTDTETDRLLRIMAQLRENGVGLVFITHHLDEIQRIADRITVLRDGRSVGVLGPRATTQHMIELMVGRPIDEQYPRQRRGSGRPLLSISGLTKRGVFSDIDIEVHAGEVVGIAGLVGAGRTEVVRAAFGVDDYDRGTVVVDGKPVPRHNVQAAIKAGLGLVPEDRKGQGLVLTATVGSNLELVTLANRDRGRLTDIAGKLRIKGRVDQPVKELSGGNQQKVVIGKWLLADPKVLILDEPTRGVDVGAKVEIYELVNRMTAAGRAVLLVSSDLPEVIGMSDRVVVMAHGRVAGELPGGATQDQVMALAVQETQA; encoded by the coding sequence GTGAAGGCCCTGATCACCGCCCGCGGCATCACCAAGCGGTTCGGCGCGACCAAGGCGTTGGACGGCGTCGACCTCGACATCAACGCGGGCGAGGTGCACGTCCTGCTCGGCGAGAACGGCGCCGGCAAGTCCACGCTGGTCAAGGTGCTCGCGGGCATCCACAGCCACGACGCGGGCACGATCGAGGGCAGCGCGAGCCTCGCCGTGATCCACCAGGAGCTCGCGCTCGTCCCCGAGCTGAGCGTCGCGGAGAACCTGTTCCTGAACCGCCTCCCGCGCAGGGTCGGGTTCGTCGACCGCGCCGAGATGCGCCGCCGGGCCCCGGAGCTGCTGGACCGCGTCGGGCTGACCGTCGACCCGGACGCCAAGGTCAAAGACCTCGGCATCGCCCAGCAGCAGATGATCGAGATCGCCCGCGCGCTCGACAAGGACGCCGGCGTGCTGATCCTCGACGAGCCGACCGCGGTGCTCACCGACACCGAGACCGACCGGTTGCTGCGGATCATGGCGCAGCTGCGGGAGAACGGCGTCGGCCTCGTCTTCATCACCCACCACCTGGACGAGATCCAGCGCATCGCCGACCGCATCACGGTCCTGCGCGACGGCCGGTCCGTCGGTGTCCTCGGCCCGCGCGCCACCACCCAGCACATGATCGAGCTGATGGTCGGCCGCCCGATCGACGAGCAGTACCCGCGTCAGCGGCGGGGTTCCGGCCGGCCGTTGCTCAGCATCTCCGGGCTCACCAAGCGCGGCGTCTTCAGCGACATCGACATCGAGGTGCACGCGGGCGAGGTCGTCGGCATCGCCGGGCTCGTCGGTGCCGGTCGCACGGAGGTCGTGCGCGCCGCGTTCGGTGTGGACGACTACGACCGCGGCACGGTGGTGGTCGACGGGAAACCGGTGCCGCGCCACAACGTCCAGGCCGCCATCAAGGCAGGTCTCGGGCTGGTGCCGGAGGACCGCAAGGGCCAGGGCCTGGTCCTCACCGCGACCGTCGGCTCGAACCTCGAGCTCGTGACGCTGGCCAACCGCGACCGCGGCCGCCTGACCGACATCGCGGGCAAGCTCCGCATCAAGGGCCGCGTCGACCAGCCCGTGAAGGAGCTGTCGGGCGGCAACCAGCAGAAGGTCGTCATCGGCAAGTGGCTGCTGGCCGACCCGAAGGTGCTGATCCTCGACGAGCCCACCCGCGGTGTCGACGTGGGCGCGAAGGTCGAGATCTACGAGCTGGTCAACCGGATGACCGCCGCCGGACGGGCCGTGCTGCTCGTGTCGAGCGACCTGCCCGAGGTGATCGGGATGAGCGACCGCGTCGTCGTGATGGCACACGGCCGGGTGGCCGGTGAGCTGCCAGGGGGCGCGACCCAAGACCAGGTGATGGCACTCGCCGTGCAGGAGACCCAAGCGTGA
- a CDS encoding ABC transporter permease translates to MSTISIRKYAGENGALAGLLVLAVVIAVMQPAFLNAQNLLNVGVQAAVIAIMAFGMTFVVVAGGIDLSVGSIAALAAMVGALTAGPLGLVVGALCGLVNGALISYGKLPPFIATLAMLSVARGLTLVFSEGQPHETDELVTFLGSNLTPSLPLPLLLMLAFFGITGLVLTRTNLGRRMYAIGGNEEAAKLSGIDVRRNKLWIYALSGLFAAAAGLVLAGRLGSAGPQAAVGYELDAIAAVVIGGASLSGGVGRATGTLVGALVLAVLRNGLNLLQVPPFWQQVVIGAVIALAALLDSLRRR, encoded by the coding sequence GTGAGCACGATCAGCATTCGCAAGTACGCCGGTGAGAACGGCGCGTTGGCCGGGCTTCTGGTGCTCGCCGTGGTCATCGCGGTCATGCAGCCGGCGTTCCTCAACGCCCAGAACCTGCTCAACGTGGGCGTGCAGGCCGCGGTCATCGCGATCATGGCGTTCGGCATGACGTTCGTGGTGGTCGCGGGCGGGATCGACCTGAGCGTCGGCAGCATCGCCGCGCTGGCCGCGATGGTCGGTGCGCTGACCGCGGGGCCGCTCGGCCTGGTCGTCGGCGCGCTGTGCGGTCTCGTGAACGGTGCGTTGATCAGCTACGGCAAGCTGCCGCCGTTCATCGCGACGCTCGCGATGCTCAGCGTGGCCCGCGGGCTCACCCTGGTGTTCTCCGAGGGCCAGCCGCACGAGACCGACGAGCTGGTGACGTTCCTCGGCTCGAACCTCACGCCGTCGCTGCCCCTGCCGTTGCTGTTGATGCTGGCGTTCTTCGGCATCACCGGCCTGGTCCTCACGCGCACCAACCTCGGCCGCCGCATGTACGCGATCGGCGGCAACGAGGAGGCCGCGAAGCTCAGCGGCATCGATGTGCGCCGGAACAAGCTCTGGATCTACGCCCTGTCCGGCCTGTTCGCCGCCGCCGCGGGCCTCGTGCTCGCGGGACGGCTCGGGTCCGCCGGTCCGCAGGCAGCGGTCGGCTACGAGCTCGACGCCATCGCCGCCGTCGTCATCGGTGGTGCGTCGCTGTCCGGTGGCGTCGGCCGCGCCACCGGGACGTTGGTCGGCGCACTCGTGCTCGCCGTCCTGCGCAACGGCCTCAACCTGCTGCAGGTGCCGCCGTTCTGGCAGCAGGTCGTCATCGGCGCGGTGATCGCACTCGCCGCGCTGCTCGACTCACTCCGCCGTCGCTGA
- a CDS encoding substrate-binding domain-containing protein, with the protein MKVTRRIALTLGAAALLASGCSGTGASGGQITIGLAVSTLNNPFFVELQQGAQAMADKLGAKLTVVDAQNDATNQVNHVQTLVTQGVKAIILNPVDSKQSAPAAKAAETANIPLISVDRSVEGKVAAEVASNNVQGGSLAAVELGRATSGEVAHLKGISGASASRDRGQGFEQGLNSGNIKVAATAVADFDRAKGLNETTNLLQGTPNIKGIFAENDEMALGAIKALGARAGKDVMVVGFDGTPDGLKAIQEGTLFATIAQQPKALGEKAVEQAVHAAKGEAVQQVVDVEVKVITKQNVAEFIK; encoded by the coding sequence ATGAAGGTGACCCGACGGATCGCGCTGACCCTTGGTGCCGCGGCACTGCTGGCGTCGGGGTGCAGCGGAACCGGTGCGTCCGGAGGTCAGATCACCATCGGGCTGGCCGTGTCCACGCTGAACAACCCGTTCTTCGTGGAGCTGCAGCAGGGTGCTCAGGCGATGGCGGACAAGCTCGGCGCCAAGCTCACCGTGGTCGACGCGCAGAACGACGCGACGAACCAGGTCAACCACGTGCAGACGCTCGTGACCCAGGGCGTGAAGGCGATCATCCTGAACCCGGTCGACTCCAAGCAGTCAGCGCCCGCGGCGAAGGCGGCCGAGACGGCCAACATCCCGCTGATCTCGGTCGACCGCTCGGTCGAGGGCAAGGTCGCCGCCGAGGTCGCGTCGAACAACGTGCAGGGCGGCAGCCTCGCGGCCGTCGAGCTCGGCCGCGCCACCTCCGGCGAGGTCGCGCACCTCAAGGGCATCTCCGGCGCGTCGGCCTCCCGTGACCGCGGTCAGGGCTTCGAGCAGGGCCTGAACAGCGGCAACATCAAGGTCGCCGCCACCGCCGTGGCCGACTTCGACCGCGCCAAGGGCCTCAACGAGACCACGAACCTGCTGCAGGGCACGCCGAACATCAAGGGCATCTTCGCCGAGAACGACGAGATGGCGCTCGGTGCGATCAAGGCGCTCGGCGCCCGTGCCGGCAAGGACGTCATGGTCGTCGGCTTCGACGGCACGCCCGACGGCCTGAAGGCGATCCAGGAGGGCACGCTCTTCGCGACCATCGCGCAGCAGCCCAAGGCGCTGGGCGAGAAGGCCGTGGAGCAGGCGGTGCACGCGGCCAAGGGCGAGGCGGTCCAGCAGGTCGTCGACGTCGAGGTGAAGGTCATCACCAAGCAGAACGTGGCAGAGTTCATCAAGTGA
- a CDS encoding ribokinase: MTTTLLVLGSANADLVVEVGRRPAGGETVLGGDTVVLPGGKGANTAVAAARVGASVSLVGALGGDGYGSLLRESLESSGVGVELVKTSSRPTGIAYITVTPDGENSIVVSPGANTDVSASDVDALSFDGVQVLTCSLEVPLETVVHAIDAAAAAGVRTVLNLSPVAELPADTLARLTVLIVNEHEAAQLAPTWQDLLKLGPKAAIVTLGSRGVAVVAQAGTVEVPAVEVDEVVDTTGAGDAFAGALSARLAAGDTLPNAARYAVKVAALSVTKSGAQPSYPTEAEVSALG; this comes from the coding sequence GTGACGACCACTCTGCTCGTTCTCGGGTCCGCCAACGCCGACCTCGTGGTCGAGGTCGGCAGGCGGCCCGCGGGCGGTGAGACCGTGCTCGGCGGTGACACCGTCGTGCTGCCCGGCGGCAAGGGCGCGAACACCGCCGTCGCCGCCGCTCGCGTGGGCGCGTCCGTGTCGCTCGTCGGAGCGTTGGGCGGCGACGGGTACGGATCTCTGCTGCGCGAGTCGCTGGAGTCGTCGGGCGTCGGGGTCGAGCTGGTGAAGACTTCCTCGCGGCCCACCGGGATCGCGTACATCACGGTGACGCCGGACGGGGAGAACTCCATCGTGGTGTCACCGGGCGCGAACACGGACGTGTCGGCGTCCGATGTGGACGCCCTGTCGTTCGACGGCGTGCAGGTGCTGACCTGTTCGCTGGAAGTGCCGCTGGAGACGGTGGTCCACGCGATCGACGCCGCCGCGGCGGCAGGCGTGCGCACGGTGCTGAACCTGTCGCCCGTCGCCGAACTGCCCGCCGACACGCTGGCGCGGCTGACCGTGCTGATCGTCAACGAGCACGAGGCGGCGCAGCTCGCGCCGACGTGGCAGGACCTGCTGAAGCTCGGCCCGAAGGCCGCGATCGTCACGCTCGGGTCGCGCGGGGTCGCGGTCGTCGCGCAGGCGGGAACGGTCGAGGTGCCCGCGGTCGAGGTCGACGAGGTCGTGGACACGACCGGTGCCGGTGACGCGTTCGCCGGTGCGCTCTCCGCCCGGCTCGCCGCGGGTGACACGCTGCCGAACGCCGCGCGGTACGCGGTGAAGGTGGCGGCCCTGTCCGTCACGAAGTCCGGTGCCCAGCCGTCGTACCCGACCGAGGCCGAGGTCAGCGCACTGGGTTAG
- the ptsP gene encoding phosphoenolpyruvate--protein phosphotransferase, which yields MSSARLSGVGVSSGRASGPVVRVAEALPEPPLSPRPADVKDEASRIRPATEVVAQRLMERAKTVEGEARAVLETTAAMAGDPSLIKSAEKLVVDESLPAARAVHQAAQKFVTALQAAGGYMAERARDVQDVRDRVVAELLGLPAPGVPDLESPSVLVARDLAPADTAGLDPAKVLALITEEGGPTSHTAILARSLGIPAVVACRGVLALDVPGLDVDGDTGVVRESDGTVRAAGTGQKAEWNGVGVLKDGHRVKVLGNVGSPADAAAAAAAGAEGVGLFRTEFCFLDAAEEPSVADQTAAYEAVLAPFAGKPVVVRTLDAGADKPLAFLNPDPEPNPALGVRGLRVAFDRPEILDRQLEAIAAAAASTGADVSVMAPMVATAAEAAWFVERARQAGIARAGVMVEVPSAALSAREILQVVDFISIGTNDLAQYVFAADRQLGGVAALNDPWQPALLRLIAQVGEAATALDKPVGVCGEAAADPLLACVLIGMGVTSLSMNHTALADVGAKLATTSLDICQLAARGALTAGDPASAKLAARAPH from the coding sequence ATGTCGAGCGCGCGGCTGAGCGGTGTCGGTGTCAGCAGCGGCCGGGCTTCCGGCCCAGTGGTGAGGGTCGCGGAAGCCTTGCCGGAACCTCCGCTGAGCCCGCGACCTGCGGATGTGAAGGACGAGGCCTCTCGGATCCGACCGGCGACCGAGGTCGTCGCGCAGCGCCTGATGGAGCGCGCGAAGACGGTCGAGGGCGAAGCCCGCGCCGTGCTGGAGACGACCGCCGCGATGGCGGGCGACCCGTCGCTGATCAAGTCCGCCGAGAAGCTCGTCGTCGACGAGTCGCTGCCCGCCGCCCGCGCGGTGCACCAGGCGGCCCAGAAGTTCGTGACCGCGTTGCAGGCCGCCGGTGGCTACATGGCCGAGCGCGCCCGTGACGTCCAGGACGTCCGCGACCGCGTGGTGGCCGAGCTGCTCGGCCTGCCCGCACCGGGCGTACCGGACCTCGAGTCGCCGTCCGTGCTGGTGGCCCGCGACCTCGCGCCCGCCGACACCGCTGGCCTCGACCCGGCGAAGGTCCTCGCGCTGATCACCGAGGAGGGCGGCCCCACCTCGCACACCGCGATCCTCGCCCGTTCGCTCGGCATCCCCGCCGTCGTCGCGTGCCGCGGCGTGCTGGCGCTGGACGTGCCCGGCCTCGACGTCGACGGCGACACGGGTGTCGTGCGCGAGTCGGACGGCACGGTCCGTGCGGCCGGCACCGGGCAGAAGGCCGAGTGGAACGGCGTGGGTGTGCTGAAGGACGGCCACCGGGTGAAGGTGCTCGGCAACGTCGGCTCCCCCGCCGACGCCGCGGCGGCCGCCGCTGCCGGTGCCGAGGGCGTCGGGCTCTTCCGCACCGAGTTCTGCTTCCTCGACGCCGCGGAGGAACCGTCCGTTGCCGATCAGACTGCTGCTTATGAGGCTGTGCTGGCGCCGTTCGCGGGCAAGCCGGTCGTCGTGCGCACCCTGGACGCCGGCGCCGACAAGCCGCTGGCGTTTCTGAACCCCGACCCCGAGCCCAACCCGGCACTCGGCGTCCGCGGCCTGCGCGTGGCGTTCGACCGCCCCGAGATCCTGGACCGCCAGCTGGAGGCGATCGCCGCCGCCGCTGCCTCGACCGGCGCCGACGTCTCCGTGATGGCACCGATGGTCGCCACCGCCGCCGAGGCCGCCTGGTTCGTCGAGCGGGCTCGCCAGGCCGGCATCGCCCGCGCCGGCGTGATGGTCGAGGTCCCCTCCGCGGCCCTGTCGGCCCGCGAGATCCTGCAGGTCGTCGACTTCATCTCGATCGGCACCAACGACCTCGCCCAGTACGTCTTCGCCGCCGACCGCCAGCTCGGCGGTGTCGCCGCACTGAACGACCCCTGGCAGCCCGCGCTGCTCCGGCTGATCGCCCAGGTCGGCGAGGCCGCCACCGCACTGGACAAGCCCGTCGGCGTGTGCGGCGAGGCGGCGGCCGACCCGCTGCTGGCGTGCGTGCTCATCGGCATGGGCGTGACCTCGCTGTCGATGAACCACACGGCACTGGCCGACGTCGGCGCCAAGCTCGCCACGACCAGCTTGGACATCTGCCAGCTCGCCGCCCGCGGCGCCCTGACGGCAGGCGACCCGGCCTCGGCCAAGCTCGCCGCCCGCGCCCCGCACTAG